Within Desulfurobacterium thermolithotrophum DSM 11699, the genomic segment TGGGTAGATGGCTTTGTGCTCGGAGCAGTAGCATTAAAATATGCTAATGAGTGGGTAGCTCTTTTGGCGGTTGTTTCTACTATGCTTCACACATTTATAAAACCTGTTGTATATGCAGAAATTGGTTATAAAGAGAGAACTACCGGAAAGATTAAAGATCCTCTTGAAAATACGGGTTTTTTTGGCAGACCTGAGACCTTTTTAGTCTTGTTTACTTCGTCAATCATATATCCTTTTTATTCAAAAAGCTTAACCTACGGAATAGAATTTATAGCTGTTATGTCCCTACTTTCTCTGCTTCATAGAGTTTTTTATCTATACAAGCACTACGGTAAAGAGTACGAGGAGTAAAGATGGAAAGACCTTATGTAATTATAGTTTCAGAAGTAACTATTGACGGAAAATTAACTCTTGCAAAAGGTGTCTCGAGTAAAGAAATAATGAAGCTGATGGATGAGGAAGCTAATAAGTACTTACATCAGATAAGAGCTGAATGTGATGGAATTATGGTTGGAGCAAATACCATAAGGATTGATAACCCAAACCTTACGGTAAGATATGTTAAAGGAAAAAATCCTACCAGAATTATTCCAGTATCAACTGGAGATATACCTCTTGATGCTAATATCTTAAACACAGAAGTAGCTCCTACTGTTATTGCTGTTTCAAAAAAAGCTCCAGCCGAGAAGATAGAAAAGTTAAAAGAAAAAGGAGTTCAGGTTATTGTTGCAGGCAACGAAAAAGTTGATTTTGCAGAGCTCTTTTCTAAGTTATATGAAATGGGAATTAGAAAACTCATGGTAGAAGGTGGAAGCAAAGTTAACTGGGAGCTTATAAAAAACGATCTTATTGATGAAATAAGATTAATACATCTTCCTGTAGTAGTTGGTGGAGATGATGTTCCATCTCTTGTATCAGGAGAAGGTTTTAAGACTCTTGATGCAGTTAAAAGGTTTGAAATCAAAAAGGTCTTTAAGTGCGGGAATCAAATCGTAACAGAATACGGAAGAAAGTAAGAAGATCCAATGTTTAAATATATTCTGAAACGCCTTCTTCAAATGATTCCTATTGTTGTTGGAATGACATTTGTTTCTTTTTTCATTATTAAATTTGCTCCCGGGGACTTTTTTACACAATTAGAAATGAATCCTTCTATATCGAAAGAAACAATTAAGGAGCTCCGAAAGCTTTACGGTCTCGATCAAAACATCGTTATCCAGTACTTTCACTGGCTCTGGAACGCACTCCACTTCCATCTAGGTTACTCATTTGCCTATCACAAACCTGTAACAGAACTGATAGGAGAAAGATTACTAAACACATTAGAACTTACAGTTTCTTCTTTTATCCTTTCGTGGCTTATATCAGTTCCTTTGGGAATAATTGCTGGTGTCTACAATGGAAAACTTCTTGACAGAATAATTTCTTTTTTCTCTTTCTTTGGAATCTCTATTCCCAACTTCTTCTTAGCGTTTATTCTGATGTATATGGCAGCAAAAACGGGAATTTTTCCAATTGGTGGAGTGGTTTCGCAAAACTACGAAGAACTCTCTTTTATCGGAAAAATTGCTGACCGGCTTTGGCATATGGCAATTCCATTAACTGTTCTTGTTATTGGAAGCATAGCAGGACTTTTGAGACTTGTTAGAAGTACAATTATTGATGAGCTTAATAAGGACTATGTAAAAGTAGCAATAGCAAAAGGATTACCTTATAAAATAGTTGTAATAAAACATGCTTTTAGAAATGCTCTAAATCCATTTTTGACTCTCATCGGTTTTGATATTGCTGGACTTCTTTCTGGAGCTGCCCTTATTGAGATAATAACTGCGTGGCCGGGCTTAGGAAGATTAATGTTTGATGCGGTTATGTCTCAAGATCTTTTTCTTGTTATGGGGTCTCTTTATATTGGAGGTATAATGTTGGTTCTTGGAAATCTTATAGCAGATATACTTCTTGCAATTAATGATCCAAGAATAAGAGAAAAAGAGGTAGAAGGAAAAATTGGTAGATAAGTTAGTACTCTTTCTAGAAGGCCTTTATACAAAAAATAAGTTAGCAGCTTTTTCTTTTACCTTAATTTTCTTTCTTTACTTTGTAGCTCTCTTTGCAGATTTCTTAGCTCCTTATCCTTATGATGTTCAATTTAGACACAATCCTTATCACCCTCCTACTCCTATTCACTTTTTTGACAAAGAAGGAAAGTTTCACTTGAGACCTTTTGTTTACGGTCATAAACTCGTTGATCCTGTAACGAAAACTTATGAAACTGATTATTCAAAGATTTATCCAGTTGAGTTTTTTGTTAGAGGCCATACTCACTATCTTTTAGGACTTATAAAAACAGACATCCATTTTTTTGGTGTTAAAAACGGTCATATTTTCCTTTTTGGAACAGATAGATTAGGTAGAGACATTTTTTCAAGACTTCTTTACGGAACGAGAATATCTTTAACAATTGGACTTATTGGGGTTTTAATCTCTTTCTCCATAGGAATCTTAATTGGTTCAATTGCAGGCTATTTTGGAGGTGTTGTAGATAGTGTATTAATGAGACTTATAGAGATTCTCATGGCGTTTCCTGCCTTTTATCTCATGCTTGCTCTTAGATCAATGTTTCCTGTTGATATGCCAAGTGTTTTGGTCTTTATTATAATCGTTGCAATTTTATCTCTTATAGGTTGGACAGGGCTTTCACGGGTTATAAGAGGAATGGTTTTATCTATAAGAGAATTAGAGTTTGTAAAGGCAGCTAAAGTTCTTGGAGGAAGTCATTTTTACATAATACTTAAGCATATTATTCCAAATACTCTTTCTTATGTTATTATTGCAGCAACTCTTACTATTCCTGGTTATATTCTTGGTGAATCTGCTCTTAGCTTAATAGGATTAGGAATTCAAGAGCCCTATCCATCGTGGGGTAATATGCTTTCAGAGGCAAGTAACGTTCATACTCTTTCTGCTTATCCTTGGGTGCTTTCCCCAGGGTTTGCAATTTTTATCGTTATAATGGCATTTAATTTTCTTGGAGATGGATTAAGAGATTATTTTGATGTAAAGATGGAGAGGTAAAAAAATGCTTTACCTTATTTTTTACCAGTTATTAGGAATAATACTCTTTAAATACATAACTTTTAGAAGTATTTATGCTGCAATTACAGCTATGACTTTAGGATTTCTTCTTTATCCCTATTTTGAAAGAAAACTAAAAAGTCTTCAGTTTAAACAGACAATAAAGGAATACCTTCCTGAAACTCACAAGAAGAAAAAAGTTCCTACTATGGGAGGCCTTCTCATAATTACTGTACTCGTTCTTACGGTACTTTTATGGAATAATCTTTCTAATCCTTTTATTTGGTTGTGCCTTTTAGCCGTTGTGGGATTTGGAATAATAGGATTCGTAGATGATTACATAAAGGCAAGACTAAAAAATCCTGAAGGGCTTTCAGAAAAAAGGAAGTTTTTATCTCAAGTTGCTATAGCAACTGTTATAGCAGTAGTTTTATTTGAATTAGGATTTTCTACAGAGCTCTATTTTCCTATTTTTAAAAATCTTCACATAGATCTTGGATATTTCTTTATTCCTTGGGTAGTATTTATAATCGTGGGCGCTTCAAACGCTGTTAACCTTACAGATGGACTTGATGGTCTTGCAATAGGGCCTGTCATAACAACTAGTTTTGTTTTTTTAGTCTTTTCTTACATTGCTGGAAACGTAAAACTTGCCACTTACCTTAATCTTCCTTATGTACCTGGAGCTGGTGAATTAGCAATTGTTTGTGCTGCCATTATTGGAGCTTCCTTAGTATTCTTATGGTTTAATACATATCCTGCAGAAGTTTTTATGGGAGATGTCGGTTCTCTTTCGCTCGGAGCTCTTCTTGGAACAATAGCGATAATTACAAAAGAAGAGTTCATTCTTGCTATAGCTGGAGGTGTATTCGTTTTAGAAACTCTTTCAGTAATTGTTCAGAGATACTACTTTAAATACACTAAGAAAAAGTATGGAGAAGGAAAAAGAATATTTAAAATGGCACCACTTCACCACCACTTTGAAAAAAAAGGATGGGAAGAACCCAAAATAACAGTTAGATTTTGGATCATTTCAATAATTCTTGCACTAATTGCTTTGAGTTTATTAAAGATTAGATAGTTACACTTTAATTCCAGCTGCTTTAAGAATGTCTAAAAT encodes:
- a CDS encoding CDP-alcohol phosphatidyltransferase family protein codes for the protein MNITSKRETLKKLYSPFGWVLAKANISPNFITLSAVITGTIAAILYFLGHPVIGAFMLFTSGILDLCDGYVAVSNRKATKFGAVFDWLADKWVDGFVLGAVALKYANEWVALLAVVSTMLHTFIKPVVYAEIGYKERTTGKIKDPLENTGFFGRPETFLVLFTSSIIYPFYSKSLTYGIEFIAVMSLLSLLHRVFYLYKHYGKEYEE
- a CDS encoding 2,5-diamino-6-(ribosylamino)-4(3H)-pyrimidinone 5'-phosphate reductase, with translation MERPYVIIVSEVTIDGKLTLAKGVSSKEIMKLMDEEANKYLHQIRAECDGIMVGANTIRIDNPNLTVRYVKGKNPTRIIPVSTGDIPLDANILNTEVAPTVIAVSKKAPAEKIEKLKEKGVQVIVAGNEKVDFAELFSKLYEMGIRKLMVEGGSKVNWELIKNDLIDEIRLIHLPVVVGGDDVPSLVSGEGFKTLDAVKRFEIKKVFKCGNQIVTEYGRK
- a CDS encoding ABC transporter permease — its product is MFKYILKRLLQMIPIVVGMTFVSFFIIKFAPGDFFTQLEMNPSISKETIKELRKLYGLDQNIVIQYFHWLWNALHFHLGYSFAYHKPVTELIGERLLNTLELTVSSFILSWLISVPLGIIAGVYNGKLLDRIISFFSFFGISIPNFFLAFILMYMAAKTGIFPIGGVVSQNYEELSFIGKIADRLWHMAIPLTVLVIGSIAGLLRLVRSTIIDELNKDYVKVAIAKGLPYKIVVIKHAFRNALNPFLTLIGFDIAGLLSGAALIEIITAWPGLGRLMFDAVMSQDLFLVMGSLYIGGIMLVLGNLIADILLAINDPRIREKEVEGKIGR
- a CDS encoding ABC transporter permease → MVDKLVLFLEGLYTKNKLAAFSFTLIFFLYFVALFADFLAPYPYDVQFRHNPYHPPTPIHFFDKEGKFHLRPFVYGHKLVDPVTKTYETDYSKIYPVEFFVRGHTHYLLGLIKTDIHFFGVKNGHIFLFGTDRLGRDIFSRLLYGTRISLTIGLIGVLISFSIGILIGSIAGYFGGVVDSVLMRLIEILMAFPAFYLMLALRSMFPVDMPSVLVFIIIVAILSLIGWTGLSRVIRGMVLSIRELEFVKAAKVLGGSHFYIILKHIIPNTLSYVIIAATLTIPGYILGESALSLIGLGIQEPYPSWGNMLSEASNVHTLSAYPWVLSPGFAIFIVIMAFNFLGDGLRDYFDVKMER
- the mraY gene encoding phospho-N-acetylmuramoyl-pentapeptide-transferase, with translation MLYLIFYQLLGIILFKYITFRSIYAAITAMTLGFLLYPYFERKLKSLQFKQTIKEYLPETHKKKKVPTMGGLLIITVLVLTVLLWNNLSNPFIWLCLLAVVGFGIIGFVDDYIKARLKNPEGLSEKRKFLSQVAIATVIAVVLFELGFSTELYFPIFKNLHIDLGYFFIPWVVFIIVGASNAVNLTDGLDGLAIGPVITTSFVFLVFSYIAGNVKLATYLNLPYVPGAGELAIVCAAIIGASLVFLWFNTYPAEVFMGDVGSLSLGALLGTIAIITKEEFILAIAGGVFVLETLSVIVQRYYFKYTKKKYGEGKRIFKMAPLHHHFEKKGWEEPKITVRFWIISIILALIALSLLKIR